The genomic interval ATCACGTAGCAAGGCTTGAAGAAATTTTAAGGAAAGGCAGGATGTAATTAACAACGCTATTTAAATAAACTCTTTTTAAGTGAAAATTTTTTCATTTTATTTAAAATCGTACGTCTGTTAAGGCCTGTGCATGCTGCTATACTACCTATCCTGCCATGATGCTTCTGAAATACGCTGACAAAATATTCCCGCTCCAACATATCCAAACGTTTCTGCAGATCCTCATAAGAGGAAATATCAGGTCCGGCATTTAAAGGTTTGGGGAGACAAAGGTTCGTAGTTGCGGAATGGTCTGCCGTCAACTCTATATTTTCGATAGTTTCGGATTCTTCCAGAAGGACAGCCTTTTCGATGACGCCTTCGAGTTCCCTGATATTTCCAGGCCATGAATGTGTCATAAGTTTTCTTAAGGCGTTTGGAGATATGCCGCTTATATTCTTTTTGAAGCGAATGTTGAATTTTTCAATAAAATGATTCACCAAAAGCGGGATATCATCGGCGCGTTCTTTTAGGGATGGAAGCCTGATTGATATAATATTCAGCCGGTAAAAGAGGTCTTTCCGAAACGTTCCCTTTTCAATTAATTCAAGGATATCCTGGTTTGTTGCAGCAATAATGCGAATATCTACTTTTATGGTCTTTTCGTCCCCTACCCGTTCTATGTACCTTTCCTGCAGTACCCGCAACAACTTAACCTGGGTGGGAATCGACAATTCTCCGATTTCATCCAGAAATATGGTTCCTTTATCCGCAAGTTCAAACTTCCCTTTTTTGTCCCGAATAGCACCGGTAAAAGAACCCTTGACATGGCCAAAGAGTTCGCTTTCCAAAAGGGTCTCAGGCAAAGCAGCGCAATTTACGGCCACCAGGTTATAGTCTTTTCTGTGGCTATTATAATGAATTGCCCTTGCCACCAATTCCTTTCCTGTTCCCGTCTCTCCCGTAATAAGAACCGTTGAATCGGTTTGGGAGACCTTTTCGATCAGGTCGTAAATATTCTGCATCAAATAACTCTTGCCGATCAGGCTATGAAAACTGTACCGCTCTCTTAATGAAGTCTGCAAACTCCGGATAGTAGTATTTTTAACCTCTAATTCCCGAAACAAGGCCTTTAGCATCTTCTGAGATTCCTGATATTGAATCTCCTTATATACCCTTTTTGTAACATCCTTACTGATAGAAAGCACACCTTGCAGTACGCCGCCATCATCAAGGATAGGAATACAACTCTGGTCAAAAAAGTGTGTAACTTTATCTGGAGAAATAATCTGCAGTTCTTTAATAGTGAATGCCTTTTTTGTTTTAAGAACATTATTAAGGTTTCTGGCCAGTTCCTGTTCTATCGATCTAAGCCGCAAGGCCAGGTAGTTTGTGCCTTTTACCTCATGAAAACTCACGCCAAATGTCCGTTCCGCAGATTTATTCATAAGCACAATGTTAAGATCCTTATCCAGGATAATAACATCTGAATCAAGGTTATCTATAATCGACTTGTCAATTTCCCCGTCACTCGCCAGGAAATAAGGCTGAATATCCGCATTACCTCCGATGTCGGGAACAAACAATTTTTGAACTGAATCCTTTTTTTCTTTCATAATCGTATTGAGATTATTTCAAATAAATGAGAAATATATTTCCCTTGCTACAATAAGATAATATTATCCATAACTTCCATATAAACAAGGAATAATGTAAAAAGTCCCCATAAATACCGCAAGATCGTACGTAAAATGCAACACATTTGAGCATGTAAATCCACAATAAAACGGAATGGCTCTTCCCATTATCCAACGATATAACGTCTTTAAAATGCGTCAAAATAGATAACATTTGTACTAATGGCAACTTACGAAATATGGCACATTCATTGCTCAAAGAACAACCAGCAAAAAACATTTTTAAAATACGGCATATGCCGCGGCAAGTTTAAAGAACAATTTTTTATTACCTTTTTGAAAGGAGGTTTTGGTTTATGATGATGCCGCTATCAAGAACACTTGAAACGTTATTGGGGCTTCAGGAAGCGCTGGATCTTACGCGTGATGCGGGATTTTTTGAGAACGGTACCGCAAGTAGCGGGGTATATCCGCCTGTAAATATTTTTGAAAAAAATGGGGACTTGGTACTCGTTGCAGAATTACCGGGAGTAAAAAAAGAAGACCTGAACATAGAGGTGAAGGAGAACATATTACGATTATCAGGAACACGTACAATCGACTACGGAAAAAATGTCAGTTATCACCGTATCGAACGTAATTTTTCGGAATTTGACAGGACGTTAAGACTGCCGTTTAACATTGAATCTGAAAAAGTTCAGGCAGAGTATAAAGAAGGTCTTTTGGTAGTTTCCTTGCCACGTGCAGAGACTGATAAACCGAAAAAGATTGCAATTCAATAATTAATCAATAATCAAATTATGAGAGGAGGATAGTATGGGTAACGAAGCAAAAGAAGTTGCAAAGGCTGAAAGTCGGAAACCAGTAAAAACTGAGTTTGAAGGCGAAAAAACGGTACCAGGAAAATATTATGTTCCCAGAACAGATATAGTTGAAACAGAAAAAAACCTGGTTGTTTGCATGGATGTCCCGGGTGTAAAAAGGGAGAACATAAATGTCATGCTGGAAAATAATATCCTTGAGGTTGATGCCAAGATTGACTTCTCGCCGTATGAAAACCTCAATCCGGTATATACTGAATACAATGTAGGCCATTATACACGGAAATTTACCGTATCAAATACCATTGATACCGAGAAAATTGATGCAAACCTTGCAGATGGCGTCTTGGTCCTGACACTTCCAAAGGCTCCAGAAGCACAACCAAGAAAGATTCAAATAAAATGACAAGAGTTGGCAAAAAGCAATTAACATTGTTTCTTATGAATAAATTTTGATTTGACATGTTTGTTGTTAGTGAAAGAAAAGGAGGTTTTTTGAATAATGAATATCTTACATTTTCTTTAGAAAGGAGGCTATTATGGCCTGGAAAGACTTAATTACCTGGAACAGGAAGAAGCAACAGCAATTACAACCTGAGATGCGGCATCCCGTTGCCACACTCCATCGGGAAGTGGATCGGTTATTTGATGATTTCTTCAGAGGTTTTGACAGATTTCCATCCATTTCCTTTAAAGAAGAACGATTCGCAGAATTTTCGCCGAGAATAGATGTAAGTGAAAATGACAGAGAGATTGAAATTACTGCAGAAGTACCGGGTATGGATCAAAATGATGTTGAAATTACTTTGAGGGATGATGTGCTTACGATTAAGGGAGAGAAGAAACAGGAAAAAGAAGAAAAAGACAAAGAGTACTATCATGTAGAGCGGAGTTATGGGTCATTTTACCGCTCTCTGCAACTTCCATGTGAAGTTGACCAGGAAAAAGTGAAGGCATCATTCAATAAAGGAGTGTTGAAGATACATCTACCCAAAAGCGTAAAAGCGCATGAAAATGTGCGAAAGATTGAAGTAAAAAGCGAGTGATTGTGATGGTTATTATGGAAGCGCTTATTATCGCTGCCATGCGATTGGCGCTTCCATAGTAGATGTAATTTACCACTGGGCATTTATTATTTTCAAAATAAAAACAATTGCACCTATGATAGTTTGTTACGTGATTGGGAAACACCTGAGGTTGAAAAAGATACTTCAACGCCTTATTTTGCAGTAGCCGAAGCAAATGGAAAAAATACGAAATTCTTTGGGACACCAATATAGAGTATGTAGTAGAAGTTTGCGTAATCAATGTTTTTTGTTTTGCATTACAAGAGAGTTAAGGCTATGGAGTTGAATACGAAAGGCAAATTGCCGCATCCGGAAAACTGGAAATCAATGCATTTTTATGAAAAATTTGAGCATATTGTCTCAATTGCTTTAACGGTTATAATTTCAATTGTGATCATTATTGCTTTTTTACGACTCATAGTTGATGTATACAATCTCCTTATAGTGCTTGCCCTGAATCCAATTGAACATTCAGTATTTCAGACAATTTTCGGAATGATTATGACATTACTCATTGCTCTTGAATTTAAGCATTCAATTCTTCAGTCAATATTCAGGCGGGCAAGCATTGTTCAGGTAAGGACGGTAATGCTTATAGCAATACTTGCGTTGGCTAGAAAACTTATCATTCTTGATGTAAAAACCGAATCACCCGCCATTATTGCAGCGCTTTCTGGTGCTTTGCTGGTGGCAGGTATTGTGTTCTGGCTCATAAAGGAAAGAGAGGATAGCGCGAGATACAAAAACAGATAATCGGTATCATAATTCCGAATAATATTAAACGGAAAATAAAATTACCATAACTTTTGCAGGCTAGTATGTTTTAGTGTTTTGTAACCGGCAGTTGATACAGCGGTTAATCAGGGTCGCGTCAAATTCTTATTTAACCAATTACAACGGATGTTCACCCCTGCCAAAACGCATAAGTGCTTAATACATAGTTTGTTAAGGCTGTATTTTTAATAAATATGTAGTCACTAATATATTGTTATTATCCGACAATATACTTGACTGATAATGGTTGTTATCTGTACAATGGTGGACATGCATATTGTAGAGAACAAGTCAAAATCCGGTAAAAAAATCTATCGATCTACCCTTCTGCGGGAATCGTACCGTGAGGATGGGAAGGTCAAGAAACGCACCATTGCGAATCTGTCGAATTGCACTCCCCTGGAGATTGAAGCGATAAGACTTGCACTCGCACATAAAGACGATCTCTGTGCATTGGGCGCATTGTCAGAATCGGTGAAACTCCATGAGGGTTTGTCTGTGGGAGCAGCGTGGAGCGTGTACCAAGTGGCAAAGGAATTAGGGATAGAAGAGGCATTGGGAAAGGACTTTGAAGGAAAGCTGGCGCTTTGGCAAGTAATGGCAAGGGTAATAGGCCGGGGGTCAAGACTGTCTGCAGTAAGGCTGGCGCAGATACATGCTGCGGGTGACGTCCTGGATATGAAGCGTGGGTTTGACGAGAACAATCTGTACGATAATTTGTCATGGTTGTCAGAGAATCAGGCAAAGATAGAGCGAAAGCTGTTTGAGTTAAGACGAGGAGGCAATAAGCCGAAGTTGTTTTTGTATGACGTGACGAGCAGTTATTTAGAGGGGAAGTCGAATCATTTTGGTGAGTACGGGTATAATCGTGACGGCAAAAAGAGGAAAAAACAGATAGTGATCGGTATGCTTTGTGATGAATCCGGGGAGCCGGTATCAACAGAAGTATTTAGGGGTAACACCCAGGATCCGAAGACCTTTGAATCTCAGGTAAAGAAGGTATTAGAGCGGTTTGGATGTAAAGATGTAACGATTGTAGGAGATCGTGGGATGATCAAGACGGTGCAAATCGAAAGTTTACCGGAAGGGTTTCATTACATAACGGCGATAACTAAGCCGCAGATAGAGTCGTTGATAAATAAAGGGATACTGCAATTAGGATTGTTCGAAGAAAAGCTCTGCGAGATAAAGGATGATGAGGTTCGATATATTCTGAGGCGCAATCCGGTAAGGGCGGAAGAGATGTCAAAGACCCGTGTATCAAAATTACAGAGTATAGAGAAATACATCGTGAAGAAGAACAGTTATCTGAAGGAACATCCTAAGTCGTCAGTATCGAAGGCACTGGAAACAACAAGGGAAAGGCTAACGAGATTGAAACTTGATGGGTGGGTGCAGATAAAAGAAGAGGATAGGACGCTAAAGATAGAGAGAGATGAGGAAGCATTAAAGGAGGCATCATACCTTGATGGTTGTTACGCAATCAAGACTGATCTTGAGGAGAACGAGGCGGATACCAATCTGGTACATGAACGATACAAGGATTTAACGGAAGTGGAGAAGGCGTTTCGGGACTGTAAGACGGTGAATTTGGAGGTTCGTCCGGTGTATGTAAGAAAGGAGGATAGTACACGGGGACATGTGTTTGTGGTAATGCTTGCGTACATGATAATTCGAAGGCTGCGCAGAGCGTGGAAGAATTTTGACTTGACGGTAGAGGAAGGTCTCGCACAATTGACGACCATTTGTTCGATGGAAGTAACAATCAAAGGCCAAAAAGCTAGTTGCCAGAAGATCCCGCGTCCGCGGCAACAATCACATGAATTATTAGAGGCATTACAGATAAAGTTGCCAGAAGTATTGCCAAGCCGGAACATACGGGTAGTCACTAGAAAAAAGCTTGCTGTTCGGCGTAAAAGTCAATAAATATAAGGCTTTTACGGCACTTTTGTTTTTTGACTTGGGGTGAACATCCGTTACAATATAAAGAATTACCTCGAATCTAAAAAACGGCTTGTTTATGGTAATATCAAAACACTTCAACACGGACTTTGACGTGGCCCTGGCGGTTAATAACTTGCCAAAGAGATATTTTTTGTTATAATTTAAATTTTAAAATTTCAGAGCCCCTTTTTGACTAAAAACATTAAAATAATGTCAAACGAATCAGAAAAAAAACTTGATAAACTTGAAGATGATAAAGAAGCAACTCCTGAAGGGAAGTATGCTTCGCCGTCCGATACCGAATCAGAGAGTAAGAATGGTGGTGATCCAGAATCGAATGAGATTGAAGTTGTTCAACCATCAGAGGTACTGTTTGCGGAACAGCAGGCAATAGTACAATCACTAAAACAAGAATTAGATGAAAGTAGAAATAAGATTGGTGAACTTCAGCATTCCGTACGCAGACTGGCGGCTGATTTTGACAATTACAAGAAGTGGGTCGCAAAAGAACGCCAGATAGTTGAACGTACGGCAACTGAATCACTCATTAAAAAATTACTCGATATTTACGAGAGTCTTGAAAAAGCTGCTGCCACTAACGATGAATCCATGGGCAAGGAATTCAAAGAAGGGATAAAATTAATTTATAAAGAATTTTCCCGTGTGTTAAAATCTGAAGGACTAGAGCCTATAAAAGCGGAAGGGACACAATTAGATGTCTGTAAACATGAGGTTTTGATGCAGATGGTGAATGATGAGGCGCCGGAGAATACCATATTGCAGGAAATACAAAAGGGGTATTTGCTAAACTCCCTGGTTTTAAGACCTGCAAAGGTAGTGGTATCACAAAAATCGCAAAAAGAAGAGACTTAAGGAACTGAAAACACTAAAAATTAGGAAGAGATTAAAGGAGAATAGGATATGTCAAAAATTATTGGAATAGATTTAGGCACAAGCAATTCTGCCGCTGCGGTATTAATAGGTGGTAAACCGACTATTATCCCAAGCGCTGAAGGGGCGACCATCGGAGGAAAGGCATTTCCTTCCTATGTTGCTTTTACAAAAGACGGGGAAAAACTTGTAGGCGAACCGGCAAGGAGGCAGGCCGTTAGCAATACAGAGGGCACAATATATGCGATAAAGAGAAAAATGGGGACCGACTATAAAGTCGAGATTAGGGGAAAAAGTTTTACTCCTCAACAAATTTCCGCATTTATTCTGCAAAAAATCAAACATGATGCTGAAGCGTATCTGGGAGAACGTGTTGAAAAGGCGGTAATAACGGTTCCTGCATATTTTAATGACAACCAACGTCAGGCAACAAAAGACGCCGGTACTATTGCAGGACTCGACGTGGTGAGGATTATCAATGAACCTACTGCGGCGTCATTGGCATATGGATTAGACAAGACGGAAGAGTCTCAAAAGATTCTTGTTTTTGATCTGGGCGGTGGTACTTTGGATTGCACCATCATGGACTTTGGCCAAGGCGTATTTGAGGTTGTTTCTACCAGCGGCGATACCCAACTAGGCGGCACGGACATGGATAATCATATTGTTGATTATCTGGCAGAGGAGTTTAAAAAGGAATTTGGCATCGACCTGAAAAATGACAAGATGGCAATGCAGAGATTGAGAGAGGCGGCAGAAAAGGCGAAAATAGAACTCTCCACAACACTTTCCACAGATATTAACCTTCCGTTTCTTACGGCGGATGCTTCCGGCCCAAAACATTTTACACATTCCATGACGCGGGCAAAAATAGAACAACTGGTTTCTCCAATAGTTAACCGGTGCGGCGCTTCTATAGAACAAGCATTGAAGGATGCGAAAATGACGGCGAACGACATCTCCAAAATCATCCTCGTAGGAGGCCCTACCCGTATGCCATGTGTTCAGAAATATGTGGAAAATTACGTGGGAAGGAAAATTGAACGCGGAATTGACCCTATGGAATGCGTTGCTATGGGCGCAGCCATACAGGCGGGTGTTTTATCAGGAGAGGTAAAGGACCTTGTATTGCTGGATGTAACTCCGCTTTCTTTGGGCATTGAAACGCTTGGCGGCGTTACCACTCATTTAATAGAAAGAAATACCACTATTCCCACAAAAAAGAGCCAGATTTTTACCACTGCAGAAGATAATCAGAGCAGTGTTGAAATACACGTTCTTCAGGGCGAACGTTCCATGTCGCGTGACAATGTAACCCTTGGAAAGTTTCATCTTACCGGGATACCTCCGGCGCCAAGAGGGGTTCCTCAGGTAGAAGTATCTTTTGATCTCGATGCAAACGGCATAATTAACGTACATGCGAAAGATCTTGGGACAGGAAACGAACAGAAAATTACAATAACCGCTTCAACAAAACTGAGCCAGGAAGAAATTGATAAGATGGTCAGAGATGCGCAGAATTACGCCGACCAGGATAAACTGGTGAAAGAAAAGATAGAAATAAAAAACAAGGCGGATAATCTGGCGTATAGCGCAGAAAAAACATTGAAGGACCTGGGCGATAAAGTAGAGAGTGCACAAAAACAGCAGGTAGAAAATGCAATCAAAAATCTGAGAGAAGCAATCAAATTGGAAGACGAAAAAGACATCCAGAAAAAGATGGATGAATTAACAAATATCCTGCAGGAAATCAGTACAAAGATTTATCAGGAAGCTGCAAAGAAAGAAGGCCCACAGACGCCTCCTCACGGCGGCGGTGAACAGGAAGAAAAGGGTGGTGGAAAAGGCAAAGGGGGCGAAGATGATATCATTGACGCCGATTATGAAGTAAAAAATTGATGATACTATTCCTTTGCCGGTGAGGTTCTTCGAAGAATAATGACGGAGGTATTTTATAAAAATACGCTGTCCGCATTAAAGGTTTGCAAAGAAATACCCGTTTTAACGATTGCTTTTGAAAAATCTAATCCCCAACTACTATTTTTATTCTTATTTGAAGAAATGGTAGTTGGGGATTTTGTGTTTCTATACTTAGTGGTTAAGTGGCCAATTGGGATTTTACAGGCTGGTTTGGGTTGTAAACCTGAACCCGCCGGGGTCTTACTCATTCTGTGTAATCTGTGAAATCTGTGGTTTTTCTTTTATTAATTAATGATTTCTACTAATAATGTATGATTCCTTCTCTTTTATCCATTTCCAGATAATTGCCGCATTCATACTTGATATAACTATTGGCGATCCACAATGGCGTTTTCATCCCGTAAGATTGATAGGGAAATCTATTCATTGTATAGAATATATCGTGC from Candidatus Kuenenia stuttgartiensis carries:
- a CDS encoding nucleotide exchange factor GrpE — encoded protein: MSNESEKKLDKLEDDKEATPEGKYASPSDTESESKNGGDPESNEIEVVQPSEVLFAEQQAIVQSLKQELDESRNKIGELQHSVRRLAADFDNYKKWVAKERQIVERTATESLIKKLLDIYESLEKAAATNDESMGKEFKEGIKLIYKEFSRVLKSEGLEPIKAEGTQLDVCKHEVLMQMVNDEAPENTILQEIQKGYLLNSLVLRPAKVVVSQKSQKEET
- a CDS encoding sigma-54 interaction domain-containing protein; this encodes MKEKKDSVQKLFVPDIGGNADIQPYFLASDGEIDKSIIDNLDSDVIILDKDLNIVLMNKSAERTFGVSFHEVKGTNYLALRLRSIEQELARNLNNVLKTKKAFTIKELQIISPDKVTHFFDQSCIPILDDGGVLQGVLSISKDVTKRVYKEIQYQESQKMLKALFRELEVKNTTIRSLQTSLRERYSFHSLIGKSYLMQNIYDLIEKVSQTDSTVLITGETGTGKELVARAIHYNSHRKDYNLVAVNCAALPETLLESELFGHVKGSFTGAIRDKKGKFELADKGTIFLDEIGELSIPTQVKLLRVLQERYIERVGDEKTIKVDIRIIAATNQDILELIEKGTFRKDLFYRLNIISIRLPSLKERADDIPLLVNHFIEKFNIRFKKNISGISPNALRKLMTHSWPGNIRELEGVIEKAVLLEESETIENIELTADHSATTNLCLPKPLNAGPDISSYEDLQKRLDMLEREYFVSVFQKHHGRIGSIAACTGLNRRTILNKMKKFSLKKSLFK
- a CDS encoding Hsp20/alpha crystallin family protein — encoded protein: MMMPLSRTLETLLGLQEALDLTRDAGFFENGTASSGVYPPVNIFEKNGDLVLVAELPGVKKEDLNIEVKENILRLSGTRTIDYGKNVSYHRIERNFSEFDRTLRLPFNIESEKVQAEYKEGLLVVSLPRAETDKPKKIAIQ
- a CDS encoding phosphate-starvation-inducible PsiE family protein — translated: MELNTKGKLPHPENWKSMHFYEKFEHIVSIALTVIISIVIIIAFLRLIVDVYNLLIVLALNPIEHSVFQTIFGMIMTLLIALEFKHSILQSIFRRASIVQVRTVMLIAILALARKLIILDVKTESPAIIAALSGALLVAGIVFWLIKEREDSARYKNR
- a CDS encoding Hsp20/alpha crystallin family protein, with protein sequence MAWKDLITWNRKKQQQLQPEMRHPVATLHREVDRLFDDFFRGFDRFPSISFKEERFAEFSPRIDVSENDREIEITAEVPGMDQNDVEITLRDDVLTIKGEKKQEKEEKDKEYYHVERSYGSFYRSLQLPCEVDQEKVKASFNKGVLKIHLPKSVKAHENVRKIEVKSE
- the dnaK gene encoding molecular chaperone DnaK — translated: MSKIIGIDLGTSNSAAAVLIGGKPTIIPSAEGATIGGKAFPSYVAFTKDGEKLVGEPARRQAVSNTEGTIYAIKRKMGTDYKVEIRGKSFTPQQISAFILQKIKHDAEAYLGERVEKAVITVPAYFNDNQRQATKDAGTIAGLDVVRIINEPTAASLAYGLDKTEESQKILVFDLGGGTLDCTIMDFGQGVFEVVSTSGDTQLGGTDMDNHIVDYLAEEFKKEFGIDLKNDKMAMQRLREAAEKAKIELSTTLSTDINLPFLTADASGPKHFTHSMTRAKIEQLVSPIVNRCGASIEQALKDAKMTANDISKIILVGGPTRMPCVQKYVENYVGRKIERGIDPMECVAMGAAIQAGVLSGEVKDLVLLDVTPLSLGIETLGGVTTHLIERNTTIPTKKSQIFTTAEDNQSSVEIHVLQGERSMSRDNVTLGKFHLTGIPPAPRGVPQVEVSFDLDANGIINVHAKDLGTGNEQKITITASTKLSQEEIDKMVRDAQNYADQDKLVKEKIEIKNKADNLAYSAEKTLKDLGDKVESAQKQQVENAIKNLREAIKLEDEKDIQKKMDELTNILQEISTKIYQEAAKKEGPQTPPHGGGEQEEKGGGKGKGGEDDIIDADYEVKN
- a CDS encoding Hsp20/alpha crystallin family protein, with product MGNEAKEVAKAESRKPVKTEFEGEKTVPGKYYVPRTDIVETEKNLVVCMDVPGVKRENINVMLENNILEVDAKIDFSPYENLNPVYTEYNVGHYTRKFTVSNTIDTEKIDANLADGVLVLTLPKAPEAQPRKIQIK
- a CDS encoding IS1634 family transposase, yielding MHIVENKSKSGKKIYRSTLLRESYREDGKVKKRTIANLSNCTPLEIEAIRLALAHKDDLCALGALSESVKLHEGLSVGAAWSVYQVAKELGIEEALGKDFEGKLALWQVMARVIGRGSRLSAVRLAQIHAAGDVLDMKRGFDENNLYDNLSWLSENQAKIERKLFELRRGGNKPKLFLYDVTSSYLEGKSNHFGEYGYNRDGKKRKKQIVIGMLCDESGEPVSTEVFRGNTQDPKTFESQVKKVLERFGCKDVTIVGDRGMIKTVQIESLPEGFHYITAITKPQIESLINKGILQLGLFEEKLCEIKDDEVRYILRRNPVRAEEMSKTRVSKLQSIEKYIVKKNSYLKEHPKSSVSKALETTRERLTRLKLDGWVQIKEEDRTLKIERDEEALKEASYLDGCYAIKTDLEENEADTNLVHERYKDLTEVEKAFRDCKTVNLEVRPVYVRKEDSTRGHVFVVMLAYMIIRRLRRAWKNFDLTVEEGLAQLTTICSMEVTIKGQKASCQKIPRPRQQSHELLEALQIKLPEVLPSRNIRVVTRKKLAVRRKSQ